One window of Thermacetogenium phaeum DSM 12270 genomic DNA carries:
- a CDS encoding DNA/RNA helicase, producing the protein MRLFSLYLAEGRGWGLVFLSPDPIFDFTFLRTQGEVTCLEPLTPFLPVGIAGCLFHGILRQYRAADLSSAAPVPLEELRDLCLREAGRMDFPFWDWGEENRPAALEGPSPAVHPLPRRDELGEVASLLAGRLLSLREIARLAGYPGEGGTAALQRVLQVLCLRGAAALVPALYPLKGSLVRCQRCGWEGIPDTGFCRACRSEACCTCPECRLMGPLSLCEPLYTAVPQRSAERQALEKAGVWGRLQKLFGLGKRDGGREEAGGREVLCTPLFFGVAPWGKSNCRAEAAKGGAPSSAVRPRHPLRLEVRLTPPQEAAAEALRDFGARAAPGSTFLVWAACGAGKTEVSFPLLGDALSRGEEVLFATPRRDVVLEIAPRLTRVFGKKVIVPLYGGSGNLGREAPLIVATTHQALRFYRKFDLVILDEGDAFPYAGSRMLHFAVERARRPGGRLVLLTATPAPWMFGSGRKGSFAMIKIPARPHGFPLPEPRFLTVDPLQNTGGKKRLRREVLDLIASLLKLPGARLFIFVPSVALTGVVGEALRAAAGEPPLEGICPEAFQWSHAGDRRRDLKRERFMAGDFPVLVTTTIMERGVTVPRVHVVVLDAGEEMVFDTPTLVQIAGRCGRSPDYPTGEVWFVDSEISRAMEEARAQIRSFNEEARRKGYLRDDYGILLKELQAFPSGVKGSVKDVP; encoded by the coding sequence ATGAGGCTGTTTTCGCTGTATCTGGCAGAGGGGAGGGGATGGGGGCTGGTTTTTCTCTCCCCCGATCCCATCTTCGATTTTACCTTCCTCCGCACTCAGGGGGAGGTAACTTGCCTGGAGCCGCTCACCCCCTTTCTTCCCGTTGGCATCGCCGGCTGCCTTTTTCACGGCATCTTGAGGCAATACCGGGCGGCCGACCTGTCTTCGGCCGCACCTGTGCCGCTTGAGGAGCTGCGGGATCTCTGCCTCCGGGAGGCCGGACGGATGGATTTCCCCTTCTGGGATTGGGGGGAAGAGAACCGGCCGGCCGCTCTCGAAGGCCCTTCTCCTGCTGTTCATCCCCTTCCCCGGCGGGACGAGTTGGGGGAGGTGGCCTCCCTGCTCGCCGGCAGACTTCTAAGCCTCCGGGAGATCGCCCGCCTTGCCGGGTACCCCGGTGAGGGGGGAACGGCGGCTCTGCAGCGCGTCCTGCAGGTTCTCTGTCTCCGGGGAGCGGCTGCCCTGGTGCCCGCCCTTTATCCTCTGAAGGGAAGCCTTGTGCGCTGCCAGCGCTGCGGTTGGGAGGGCATTCCGGATACCGGTTTCTGCCGGGCATGCAGGAGTGAGGCCTGCTGCACCTGCCCGGAGTGCCGCCTGATGGGGCCGTTGAGCCTCTGTGAGCCCCTTTACACCGCAGTGCCGCAGCGGTCTGCCGAACGCCAGGCATTGGAAAAGGCGGGCGTTTGGGGCCGCCTCCAAAAACTTTTCGGTCTGGGGAAAAGGGATGGGGGGAGGGAGGAGGCCGGGGGGCGAGAGGTTTTGTGCACTCCTCTGTTCTTCGGAGTCGCCCCTTGGGGAAAGAGCAACTGCAGGGCGGAGGCAGCAAAAGGGGGAGCGCCTTCCTCCGCGGTGAGGCCGAGGCACCCCTTGCGCCTGGAGGTCCGCCTGACCCCGCCCCAGGAGGCCGCGGCTGAGGCGCTGCGGGATTTCGGCGCCCGGGCTGCTCCCGGCAGCACATTTTTGGTCTGGGCCGCCTGTGGGGCCGGCAAGACGGAGGTTTCCTTCCCCCTTTTAGGTGATGCCCTGAGCCGGGGTGAGGAGGTGCTCTTTGCCACCCCCAGGCGCGATGTGGTGCTGGAGATCGCCCCCCGGCTCACCCGTGTGTTCGGAAAGAAGGTGATCGTTCCCCTTTACGGGGGGAGCGGCAATCTGGGGAGGGAGGCTCCCCTGATTGTGGCCACCACCCACCAGGCTTTGCGCTTTTACCGCAAGTTTGACCTGGTGATCCTGGATGAAGGGGATGCTTTCCCCTATGCCGGCAGCCGAATGCTGCACTTCGCCGTAGAGAGGGCGCGCCGCCCCGGCGGCAGGCTGGTTCTCTTAACCGCCACTCCGGCGCCCTGGATGTTCGGGAGCGGCCGGAAGGGAAGTTTTGCCATGATAAAAATACCTGCCCGGCCTCACGGGTTCCCGCTCCCGGAGCCCCGTTTTTTGACTGTCGACCCTTTGCAGAATACCGGGGGGAAGAAGCGGCTGCGCAGGGAAGTGCTGGATTTGATCGCCTCCCTGTTGAAGCTGCCCGGGGCGCGGCTGTTTATTTTTGTGCCTTCTGTGGCCCTCACGGGGGTTGTGGGCGAGGCCCTGCGGGCCGCAGCCGGGGAGCCTCCTTTGGAAGGGATTTGTCCGGAGGCGTTTCAGTGGAGCCATGCCGGCGACCGCCGCCGCGATCTAAAAAGGGAGAGGTTTATGGCGGGGGATTTCCCCGTCCTGGTGACTACCACCATCATGGAGCGGGGGGTTACCGTGCCCCGGGTTCACGTCGTGGTTCTGGATGCGGGGGAGGAGATGGTCTTTGACACCCCGACACTTGTGCAGATCGCCGGTCGCTGCGGCCGCAGCCCCGATTACCCCACAGGTGAGGTCTGGTTCGTCGACAGCGAGATCAGCAGGGCGATGGAGGAGGCCAGGGCGCAGATCCGCTCCTTCAATGAGGAGGCCCGGCGCAAGGGCTACTTGAGAGATGACTACGGCATCCTCTTGAAGGAGCTCCAGGCGTTTCCCTCCGGCGTGAAGGGGAGCGTCAAAGATGTGCCTTAG
- a CDS encoding ComF family protein produces MSAGHGEKGGMAMRDWRRVALEMLTGLVFARDPGCPLCGRPGFPGHLCRACMEMLAELGRGMVVCEKCGRFCPGLREGSLCRECVEEPPPYIKARAVAPYEGQLREALHQFKFFGRKELAGPFGEVMAALAAAFFPLRPAGVVVPVPLPERRERERGFNQAALLAGVIGDILRLPVFKRALVRTRETPSQATLSRGQRQANLCGAFAAGEDSSAVAGRNVLLVDDVYTTGATASECSGALLAAGAGAVYVVTLATGIEIQSKGPPPAPAEEQMGKAHTGAADCRSCE; encoded by the coding sequence ATGTCTGCGGGGCACGGCGAGAAGGGTGGGATGGCGATGAGGGACTGGAGAAGAGTGGCGCTCGAAATGCTGACAGGCCTTGTTTTTGCCCGGGATCCCGGCTGCCCCTTGTGCGGGCGTCCGGGGTTTCCCGGTCACCTCTGTCGGGCCTGCATGGAGATGTTGGCGGAGCTCGGGCGCGGGATGGTGGTCTGTGAGAAGTGCGGGAGGTTCTGTCCCGGTTTGAGGGAGGGGAGCCTCTGCCGGGAATGCGTGGAGGAACCGCCACCTTACATCAAGGCCCGCGCCGTCGCCCCTTACGAGGGGCAGCTAAGGGAGGCTCTGCATCAGTTCAAGTTTTTCGGGAGGAAGGAGCTGGCCGGACCTTTCGGAGAGGTGATGGCGGCTCTGGCGGCGGCGTTCTTCCCCCTGCGGCCTGCCGGTGTGGTGGTTCCCGTTCCCCTGCCTGAAAGGCGCGAACGGGAGCGCGGTTTCAACCAGGCGGCGCTTCTGGCAGGGGTGATCGGGGATATTTTGAGGCTTCCCGTTTTTAAGAGGGCTCTCGTCCGCACCAGAGAGACGCCGAGCCAGGCCACCCTTTCCCGGGGGCAGCGGCAGGCCAACCTTTGCGGTGCCTTTGCGGCAGGGGAGGATTCCTCTGCGGTTGCGGGCCGGAACGTTCTGCTGGTGGACGACGTTTATACCACCGGGGCGACCGCCTCGGAATGCTCAGGCGCCTTGCTGGCAGCAGGAGCCGGGGCGGTCTACGTGGTCACCCTGGCAACGGGTATTGAAATACAGAGCAAGGGGCCGCCTCCCGCCCCGGCAGAGGAGCAAATGGGTAAAGCCCATACCGGGGCGGCAGACTGCCGGAGCTGTGAGTGA
- a CDS encoding DUF1614 domain-containing protein, which translates to MPFLLLLLLFPLLLLLLFLNVATFSFSRLGMSPESAFLFLTASIIGSTVNIPLSRRRVLVRERRAFPFSLFLFYYPPVVQERVIYLNVGGAGLPALLSLYLLLGGRAPLIPSLFALIIVTIVAKAMARPHPGVGIVMPAFIPPLVAAAAALLFSPPGQAAPVAYVAGTMGTLIGADLLNWRAIQNLGAQAVSIGGAGIFDGIFLVGVIAAFIG; encoded by the coding sequence GTGCCTTTTTTGCTGTTGTTGTTGCTGTTTCCGCTCTTGCTGCTGCTGTTATTTTTAAACGTGGCCACTTTTTCCTTTTCCCGCCTGGGAATGTCTCCTGAGAGTGCCTTTCTTTTTTTAACCGCTTCGATAATCGGGAGCACCGTCAACATACCGCTTTCCCGCCGGCGGGTGCTGGTGCGGGAGCGGCGGGCCTTCCCTTTTTCGCTCTTTCTCTTTTACTACCCGCCGGTTGTGCAGGAGCGGGTGATCTACCTTAATGTTGGGGGAGCGGGACTCCCGGCCCTTCTCTCCCTCTATCTGCTGTTGGGCGGCCGGGCACCGCTGATACCATCTCTGTTTGCCCTGATTATCGTCACCATCGTAGCTAAGGCCATGGCCAGGCCGCACCCCGGGGTGGGTATCGTTATGCCTGCCTTTATTCCCCCGCTGGTGGCCGCAGCTGCGGCGCTTCTCTTCTCCCCGCCGGGGCAGGCGGCACCTGTTGCCTACGTCGCCGGGACCATGGGCACCCTCATCGGTGCCGACCTTTTGAACTGGAGGGCGATTCAGAATCTCGGGGCGCAGGCAGTAAGCATCGGCGGGGCAGGCATCTTCGACGGGATTTTCCTGGTCGGGGTGATCGCTGCCTTTATCGGCTGA
- a CDS encoding nucleotidyltransferase family protein → MPDDKGPDFSPEFMDKYRFLQRERAVRIRKLEEQARKKAREIAAVLKEKYGVSKVYLYGSLAWGGFTEGSDIDLLVTGYQGHDFWRMYVEVERTGAPFEISLVCEEDAHPSLRKAVIERGILL, encoded by the coding sequence ATGCCTGATGATAAAGGGCCGGATTTTTCGCCGGAATTTATGGATAAATACCGGTTTCTCCAAAGGGAACGGGCTGTGAGAATACGGAAGCTTGAGGAACAGGCCCGGAAGAAAGCAAGAGAAATTGCCGCAGTTCTTAAAGAAAAATATGGAGTAAGCAAGGTTTACCTTTACGGCTCGCTGGCATGGGGCGGCTTCACGGAGGGATCTGATATCGACCTCCTTGTTACCGGTTATCAGGGCCATGATTTTTGGAGGATGTATGTAGAGGTGGAAAGAACGGGAGCGCCGTTCGAAATCAGCCTGGTTTGCGAGGAAGATGCCCATCCGTCCTTACGGAAGGCGGTTATCGAGAGGGGAATTTTATTATGA
- a CDS encoding ribonuclease toxin HepT-like protein, translating into MTIEEFLLVKAKIKRELENISLLEDELAGYKLFPVIETDSLGGFYLEDNAACRIIGSILHDYYVAVENIFKAVARRIDGVLLAGEQWHKELLEQMTLDVPGIRPPLLSGETSEKLDKLRGFRHVFRNVYGFNLASERIRELLAELPVTSSYFKRDVDDFIKKMEKLLFQ; encoded by the coding sequence ATGACTATAGAGGAATTTCTTCTTGTTAAAGCTAAAATAAAACGGGAATTGGAAAATATCTCCCTTTTAGAAGATGAGCTGGCTGGTTATAAACTTTTCCCGGTGATCGAGACTGATTCATTGGGGGGATTCTACCTGGAGGACAATGCCGCCTGCAGAATCATTGGTTCTATTCTGCATGATTATTATGTTGCCGTTGAAAACATCTTTAAGGCGGTTGCCAGGAGGATTGACGGCGTATTATTAGCGGGTGAACAGTGGCATAAGGAATTGTTGGAGCAAATGACTCTGGATGTTCCCGGGATACGCCCGCCGTTGCTCAGCGGGGAAACATCGGAAAAGCTTGACAAGTTGAGAGGATTTCGTCACGTATTCAGAAATGTTTACGGTTTCAACCTGGCATCTGAAAGGATTCGTGAGTTGTTGGCAGAACTCCCGGTAACCTCTTCTTATTTCAAGAGGGATGTGGACGATTTTATAAAGAAAATGGAGAAACTGCTATTTCAATAA
- a CDS encoding purine-cytosine permease family protein produces the protein MEKVYEEKVLEVEPFGIEPIPKQERHGRARQLFTLWFASNLNVVTWFTGFLGIEFGLSLKYAVLAIIIGNLLGGVLLALASAVGPQLGRPLIPGSRRAFGKVGVVGLSFLNLVNNIGWLAVNLVLAVMAFRKIVPSLGYHPALLILTVATMLIAVYGYNFIHTFAHWMSIVIGALFLAMTVISVSNLPHLLSGAESAAGGVDWGMFILAVAVAFSYQISYCPIGSDYSRYLPESTPRVKAWLATYLGCVTVCIWLEILGALTATLGMHAGPMDFFARLMGVFTVPALIAVILSIMPINAMAVYSGGLAALAMGIPMKRWVAALVTAGIGALLISFGGGHLAETYKNFLLLLSYWIAPWLGVVLCDIFFNRQPEAERNGSGWPGIVSFICGVVISIPFMSSVLYTGPIARNYLGGADISYFLSMTVTALLYLIIIKAKNAVKKETLTARAPVGAAGME, from the coding sequence ATGGAAAAGGTTTACGAAGAAAAGGTGCTGGAGGTGGAGCCTTTTGGAATCGAGCCCATTCCGAAGCAAGAACGGCACGGGCGCGCCCGACAGCTGTTTACCCTGTGGTTTGCCTCGAACCTCAATGTGGTTACCTGGTTCACAGGCTTCCTGGGAATTGAGTTCGGGCTCTCTTTAAAATACGCCGTGCTGGCCATCATTATAGGCAATTTGCTGGGTGGTGTTCTGCTCGCCCTGGCCTCCGCGGTGGGCCCGCAGCTGGGGCGGCCGCTGATTCCCGGAAGCAGAAGAGCTTTCGGGAAGGTGGGAGTGGTCGGACTGTCTTTTCTCAACCTGGTCAACAACATCGGCTGGCTTGCCGTCAACCTGGTGCTGGCGGTGATGGCCTTCCGGAAGATCGTGCCCTCCCTCGGCTACCACCCTGCCCTGCTGATCCTGACGGTGGCCACCATGCTGATCGCCGTCTACGGTTACAATTTCATCCATACCTTTGCCCACTGGATGTCTATCGTGATTGGGGCTCTGTTCCTCGCCATGACGGTGATTTCCGTCAGCAACCTCCCCCATCTGTTGAGCGGAGCTGAGAGCGCGGCAGGGGGGGTTGACTGGGGGATGTTCATCCTCGCCGTTGCCGTCGCCTTTTCCTACCAGATAAGCTACTGCCCCATCGGCTCTGATTATTCCCGTTATCTCCCGGAAAGCACCCCTCGGGTAAAGGCCTGGTTGGCTACCTACCTGGGCTGTGTAACAGTCTGTATCTGGCTGGAGATCCTCGGCGCCCTGACGGCGACACTGGGGATGCATGCCGGCCCCATGGATTTCTTCGCCAGGCTGATGGGTGTCTTTACGGTTCCCGCCTTGATTGCGGTGATCCTCAGCATCATGCCGATCAACGCCATGGCCGTCTACAGCGGGGGGCTTGCCGCTCTGGCGATGGGGATTCCCATGAAGAGGTGGGTGGCCGCCCTGGTCACCGCCGGTATCGGCGCTCTGCTCATCTCCTTCGGCGGGGGACACCTGGCCGAAACCTACAAGAACTTTCTGCTGCTCCTCTCCTACTGGATTGCTCCCTGGCTGGGGGTTGTGCTGTGCGACATCTTTTTCAACCGGCAGCCTGAGGCCGAACGGAACGGCAGCGGCTGGCCGGGGATAGTCTCCTTCATCTGCGGGGTGGTGATCTCCATACCCTTTATGAGTTCGGTGCTGTACACCGGCCCCATCGCCAGGAATTATCTGGGCGGGGCCGACATCAGCTATTTCTTGAGCATGACCGTCACGGCGCTTCTTTACCTGATAATTATCAAGGCCAAGAATGCCGTTAAAAAGGAAACCTTAACGGCACGGGCCCCGGTTGGGGCTGCCGGAATGGAGTAG
- the cobT gene encoding nicotinate-nucleotide--dimethylbenzimidazole phosphoribosyltransferase encodes MELKLEDAVKGIRPVDGEWRRRAREHLNNLAIPVGSLGRLLDIAEQLAAIKESLKPSVGKKVVVTMAGDHGVVEEGVSTCPREVTLQMVYNFVAGGAGINALAGAAGARVVVVDMGVAGDLKELVEQGKILSRKVDFGTRNMTRGPAMTRQQAVQALEAGIDIAGDLVREGAELLGTGDMGIGNTTPSSAVLAALSGLPVRQVTGRGTGIDDETLDRKVRVIERALAVNRPDPQDPVDVLAKVGGFEIGGIAGLILGAAYYRVPVVVDGFISTAGALLAKHIAPQCVDYMIAAHRSMEYGHRYMLEELGLQPLLDLNMRLGEGTGAALAMCIVEGAARVIREMLTFEEAGVARNKSREYAV; translated from the coding sequence GTGGAATTGAAGCTGGAGGATGCGGTTAAAGGGATCAGGCCCGTCGACGGCGAATGGCGCCGGAGGGCCCGGGAGCATCTGAACAACCTGGCCATCCCGGTGGGAAGCCTGGGACGGCTTCTGGACATCGCCGAACAACTGGCTGCCATCAAGGAAAGCCTGAAGCCTTCGGTGGGGAAGAAGGTGGTGGTCACCATGGCCGGCGACCACGGTGTTGTAGAGGAGGGGGTCAGCACCTGCCCCCGGGAAGTGACCCTCCAGATGGTTTACAATTTCGTGGCCGGAGGGGCCGGGATCAATGCCCTGGCCGGAGCAGCAGGCGCCAGGGTGGTGGTCGTGGATATGGGGGTTGCCGGGGATTTAAAGGAGCTGGTGGAGCAGGGGAAGATCCTTTCCCGCAAAGTGGACTTCGGAACGCGCAACATGACCCGGGGCCCCGCCATGACCAGGCAGCAGGCGGTGCAGGCCCTGGAGGCCGGAATCGACATCGCCGGGGATCTGGTCCGGGAGGGCGCCGAGCTGCTGGGAACGGGAGATATGGGGATCGGCAACACCACACCCAGCAGCGCCGTCCTGGCGGCCCTTTCAGGCCTGCCGGTCCGGCAGGTGACCGGCAGGGGCACCGGGATCGATGATGAAACCCTGGACAGGAAGGTCCGGGTGATCGAAAGGGCCCTTGCCGTAAACAGGCCGGACCCACAGGACCCGGTAGACGTCCTGGCCAAGGTGGGAGGGTTCGAGATCGGGGGGATTGCCGGGCTGATTCTCGGTGCGGCTTACTACAGGGTGCCCGTGGTTGTGGACGGCTTTATATCCACCGCCGGTGCCCTCCTGGCGAAACACATCGCTCCCCAGTGTGTTGATTACATGATCGCCGCCCACCGGTCCATGGAGTACGGCCACCGGTATATGCTGGAGGAACTCGGCCTGCAGCCACTGCTCGATCTCAACATGCGGCTGGGGGAGGGCACCGGAGCCGCCCTGGCCATGTGCATTGTGGAGGGGGCGGCGCGGGTGATCCGCGAGATGCTTACCTTTGAGGAGGCCGGGGTTGCCCGGAACAAGTCCAGGGAGTATGCGGTATGA
- a CDS encoding DUF2284 domain-containing protein, with protein MKNGFLKHDPQDLSPQYLEDLATGYWFSEVLFTAVEAGLFTLLAGGGMRAAEIAAALGFDPAGTERFLNALCTLGLLGRNGDVFFNTRLSDTYLVGGREHYQGNSILWRKYLRESWRGLRECLEAGGRVAYPPPEESGENMRRRVEMYIRAMDDVAGTKVREILPVFEGVFGTGRILDVGAGSGAVAAGFLQCFPGLTATLVDLPEVLEFAKGMLEERGLGGRFTCHPANILEPDALPEGPFELVILSNIVHAYSEREIALLLSRAAGCLGAGGYLLVHDFFPEHRPEKAALLDLNMLINTYNGRVLSAGWVREELEARGLCCTEPVPLRTDTALVIAARDAGALGRLRLAPEQRLISRIRSLGFREVRSIPAAEVHVPDWVDLRCRYGCENYGRPHCPPHTPPPEKTRAALRDFSTALLLEGEPPARDFQRRVLAAEREAFRTGYYKALAFWAGPCAFCPSCPESGPCRHPGEARPSMEGCGIDVYETVRRAGLSLRTLQDRRDYVKYFALLLLE; from the coding sequence ATGAAGAACGGTTTTCTGAAACACGACCCGCAGGATCTTTCCCCGCAGTACCTCGAGGATCTGGCTACCGGCTACTGGTTTTCGGAGGTCCTTTTCACCGCGGTGGAGGCCGGGCTGTTTACCCTCCTTGCCGGAGGAGGCATGAGGGCGGCCGAAATCGCTGCAGCCCTCGGTTTCGACCCGGCGGGGACGGAGCGCTTCCTGAACGCCCTCTGCACCCTGGGCTTGCTCGGCCGGAACGGAGACGTGTTCTTCAATACCCGGCTTTCGGACACCTACCTGGTCGGGGGAAGGGAGCACTACCAGGGGAACTCCATCCTCTGGAGGAAATACTTGAGGGAATCCTGGCGCGGCCTGCGGGAATGCCTGGAGGCGGGGGGGAGGGTGGCCTACCCCCCGCCGGAGGAATCCGGGGAAAACATGCGGCGGCGGGTGGAGATGTACATCCGGGCGATGGACGACGTGGCCGGAACCAAGGTGCGGGAAATTCTGCCGGTTTTTGAAGGGGTCTTCGGCACCGGCAGGATCCTGGACGTGGGAGCGGGCTCCGGAGCGGTGGCTGCCGGCTTCCTTCAATGTTTCCCGGGGCTTACGGCCACCCTGGTGGACCTCCCCGAGGTGCTGGAATTCGCTAAAGGGATGCTGGAGGAAAGGGGGCTGGGGGGCCGGTTCACCTGCCACCCGGCGAACATCCTGGAGCCTGATGCGCTTCCGGAGGGGCCCTTCGAGCTGGTGATCCTGTCCAACATCGTCCACGCCTATTCGGAGCGGGAGATCGCCCTGCTGCTTTCCCGGGCGGCGGGGTGCCTGGGTGCCGGAGGCTACCTGCTCGTGCACGATTTCTTTCCGGAGCACCGGCCGGAAAAGGCGGCGCTGCTGGATTTGAATATGTTGATCAACACCTACAACGGCAGGGTTTTGTCCGCCGGTTGGGTGCGGGAAGAGCTGGAGGCCCGGGGGCTTTGCTGCACTGAGCCCGTGCCCCTGCGGACCGATACCGCCCTGGTGATCGCCGCCCGGGATGCCGGGGCCCTGGGGAGGTTGCGGCTGGCGCCGGAGCAGCGCCTGATCTCCCGCATCAGGTCCCTGGGGTTCCGGGAGGTTCGCTCCATCCCCGCGGCGGAGGTGCATGTTCCCGACTGGGTGGACCTGCGCTGCCGCTACGGCTGCGAAAACTACGGCAGGCCGCACTGCCCTCCCCACACCCCGCCGCCGGAGAAAACCCGGGCCGCTCTGAGGGATTTTTCGACAGCCCTGCTGCTGGAAGGGGAGCCCCCGGCGCGGGACTTTCAGCGGAGGGTCCTGGCCGCGGAGAGGGAGGCTTTTCGGACGGGGTACTATAAGGCCCTGGCGTTCTGGGCGGGGCCCTGCGCCTTCTGCCCCTCCTGCCCGGAGTCCGGCCCCTGCCGGCACCCCGGGGAGGCCAGACCTTCCATGGAGGGGTGCGGGATCGATGTCTATGAGACGGTGAGGAGGGCCGGCCTTTCCCTCAGAACCCTGCAGGACCGGCGGGATTACGTCAAATACTTCGCCTTGCTGCTGCTGGAGTGA
- the bzaD gene encoding B12 lower ligand biosynthesis radical SAM protein BzaD — translation MRLLLVQTPSVEVFSAEKVYPIGIVSLAGHLRAAGHEVQILDMNLHPDPFGQLQEKLLDFRPEVVGLSLRNIDPLGNKTSSLIPQFIVTARMVAALLPDARLIAGGTGFSLFPERIMREVPELDYGIVGEGERSFPALLASLDSPPPLPGLCYRDNGSVYMMAPDRDFDMAGYTPPDRRLWDPAPYAGINSYVPAIGVETKRGCPFACTYCVYPQLQGRRLRCRSAASVVDEIEFLHKEFGIRSFHFTDPVLNIPPGHLEEICREILRRKLEVRWDGFFREDHLNEENIVLFEAAGCECFSFSPDGLCQEALEVLGKQLTEADILRAAGLAARREALSVYHFMVNVPGETEETCRRGIEMLERIYDLHASGKNLGTVVLNNIRILPGTGIERIARAEGVIGPDTDLLYPVYYNPKPFDTLRYRLETLSLYRNVFMWKGVHAENEGSVAGTPQGGRA, via the coding sequence GTGCGCCTGTTGCTTGTTCAGACCCCCTCCGTGGAGGTTTTCAGCGCCGAAAAGGTTTATCCCATCGGGATCGTTTCCCTGGCGGGACACCTGCGCGCCGCCGGCCACGAGGTGCAGATTCTGGATATGAACCTGCATCCTGACCCCTTCGGGCAGCTTCAGGAGAAGCTCCTGGACTTCCGGCCGGAGGTGGTCGGGCTTTCTTTAAGAAATATCGATCCCCTGGGGAACAAAACCAGCTCCCTCATTCCCCAGTTTATCGTCACCGCCAGGATGGTGGCCGCACTTCTTCCCGATGCCCGGCTGATCGCCGGGGGCACCGGTTTTTCCCTTTTCCCGGAGCGGATTATGCGGGAGGTGCCGGAGCTGGACTACGGGATTGTAGGGGAGGGGGAGAGGTCATTCCCTGCCCTGTTGGCCTCCCTCGACAGTCCGCCGCCGCTTCCGGGGCTCTGCTACCGGGATAACGGTTCGGTATATATGATGGCGCCGGATCGGGATTTTGATATGGCCGGCTATACGCCGCCGGACCGGAGGCTGTGGGACCCCGCTCCTTATGCCGGCATCAACAGCTATGTCCCCGCCATCGGGGTCGAAACCAAGCGTGGCTGCCCCTTTGCCTGTACATACTGCGTTTACCCGCAGCTCCAGGGCCGCAGGCTGCGCTGCCGCTCCGCCGCCTCGGTGGTGGATGAGATCGAATTCCTGCATAAGGAATTCGGGATCCGGAGCTTTCATTTCACCGATCCGGTGCTGAACATCCCCCCGGGCCACCTCGAGGAGATCTGTCGGGAGATCCTGAGAAGAAAGCTGGAGGTGCGGTGGGACGGCTTTTTCCGGGAGGACCACCTGAACGAGGAGAACATCGTCCTCTTCGAAGCGGCCGGCTGCGAGTGCTTCTCTTTTTCCCCGGACGGCCTGTGCCAGGAGGCGCTGGAGGTGCTGGGGAAGCAGCTGACCGAGGCGGACATTTTGCGGGCTGCCGGCCTGGCGGCCAGAAGGGAGGCCCTCAGCGTCTACCACTTCATGGTCAACGTGCCCGGAGAAACCGAAGAGACCTGCCGGAGGGGGATCGAAATGCTGGAACGGATCTACGACCTGCACGCCTCCGGGAAAAACCTGGGGACCGTGGTCCTGAACAACATCCGGATTCTGCCCGGCACCGGGATCGAAAGGATCGCCAGGGCGGAAGGGGTGATCGGGCCCGACACCGACCTGCTTTACCCCGTCTATTACAATCCCAAACCTTTTGACACCTTGAGGTACCGGCTGGAGACGCTCAGCCTCTACCGGAATGTATTCATGTGGAAGGGGGTACATGCCGAAAATGAGGGTAGTGTTGCTGGAACACCCCAGGGCGGTCGTGCCTGA